CCGGCGCCGCTCGTCGAGCAGCAGGGTCATAGTTTCATGCTCATCACGACCGCATCCTCGCGCTGGCCGCCGGCGGCCGGGTAGTAGGCCTTGCGCCGGCCGACGGGCAGGTAGCCGTGGCGCTCGTAGATGCGCTGCGCGCGGGCGTTGCTCACCCGCACCTCCAGCCAGAGCCATTGCGCCTCGGTGCCGCGCGCCCACAGCTCCAGCGCATCGAGGATGACGCGGCCCCAGCCGGCGCCCTGGTGCTGCGGCGCCACCGTGAGATTGAGCAGGTGCACTTCATCGACGCCCTTCATCGCCACGAAATAGCCCAGCAGCTCGCGCTCGGCGATCAGCACCTGGGCCTGGTAGCCCGCCTGCAGCGAATCGGCGAAGTTGCCGCGGGTCCAGGGATGTTCGT
Above is a window of Ramlibacter tataouinensis DNA encoding:
- the rimI gene encoding ribosomal protein S18-alanine N-acetyltransferase, encoding MNAVVKTVEAQFEPMTEAWLDAIAEVEGRAYEHPWTRGNFADSLQAGYQAQVLIAERELLGYFVAMKGVDEVHLLNLTVAPQHQGAGWGRVILDALELWARGTEAQWLWLEVRVSNARAQRIYERHGYLPVGRRKAYYPAAGGQREDAVVMSMKL